One Rhizobiales bacterium GAS188 DNA window includes the following coding sequences:
- a CDS encoding Aspartyl/Asparaginyl beta-hydroxylase gives MKFFRLITSGIDVASLLVEIQAQEDAWLVNTSRQETIHVQRETNTIFLRNAVQRQDMHINENQESLPTKISEQFPRAMYFMTKTASILNATLSRATIVRLKPKSQVGRHIDVGSYYLIRDRYHLVLRSASGSVLTSGDEAARMREGELWWFDNKQHHAAFNESDEWRIHYIFDLLPHAHVKLAINPLPPSVQPQEGASANLSKA, from the coding sequence ATGAAATTCTTCCGCCTCATAACATCGGGTATCGACGTCGCGTCGCTTTTGGTCGAAATCCAAGCGCAGGAAGATGCGTGGCTCGTCAACACCAGCCGACAAGAGACGATACACGTCCAGCGCGAGACCAATACAATATTCCTACGCAATGCTGTCCAGAGGCAGGATATGCATATCAACGAAAACCAGGAGTCCCTACCTACAAAGATATCAGAGCAGTTTCCGCGCGCGATGTATTTTATGACAAAGACCGCGAGCATTCTCAACGCGACCCTGTCGAGGGCGACGATCGTTCGCTTGAAGCCGAAATCGCAAGTCGGTCGTCATATCGATGTTGGGTCTTACTATCTGATCCGAGACCGTTACCACCTCGTGTTGCGCAGCGCGTCCGGGAGCGTGCTCACCAGCGGTGACGAAGCCGCGCGGATGCGAGAGGGAGAACTGTGGTGGTTCGACAACAAGCAGCATCACGCGGCGTTCAACGAATCCGACGAGTGGCGCATCCACTATATATTTGATTTATTGCCGCACGCCCACGTGAAACTGGCGATCAATCCACTGCCTCCTTCCGTTCAGCCTCAGGAGGGCGCGTCCGCCAACCTTTCGAAGGCGTAG
- a CDS encoding Regulator of RNase E activity RraA, whose amino-acid sequence MSAAVQHDELQRLGRLDACALSDALDKLGLPGCVTGLAPLTGTRKIHGRVHTLRLVAKDAPRPAASGPPRHLGAEAIARCAAGEIIVVEQCSGIDAGSWGGILSLGAKLKGVAGVIADGPVRDVDEARELGFPIYARGTTARTARNRIVEFGTDVPVSIGDVVVEPGDLVLADGSACVFLKAAGASRILDAAEEIAAREAAMQKALLAGEAIGDVMGASYEHMLRR is encoded by the coding sequence ATGAGCGCAGCTGTCCAACATGACGAGCTGCAACGGCTGGGGCGGCTCGATGCCTGCGCCTTGTCGGATGCGCTCGACAAGCTCGGCCTGCCGGGCTGCGTGACCGGGCTCGCGCCGCTCACCGGCACGCGCAAGATCCATGGCCGCGTCCATACGCTGCGGCTCGTCGCCAAGGACGCGCCGCGGCCGGCGGCCTCGGGCCCGCCGCGCCATCTCGGCGCCGAGGCCATCGCCCGCTGCGCCGCGGGCGAGATCATCGTGGTCGAGCAGTGCTCGGGGATCGATGCCGGATCCTGGGGCGGCATCTTGTCGCTCGGCGCCAAGCTGAAGGGCGTCGCGGGCGTGATCGCCGACGGTCCGGTCCGCGATGTCGACGAGGCGCGCGAGCTCGGTTTTCCGATCTATGCGCGCGGCACCACCGCGCGCACGGCGCGCAACCGCATCGTCGAGTTCGGGACCGATGTGCCGGTGAGCATCGGCGACGTCGTCGTCGAGCCCGGCGACCTCGTGCTCGCCGATGGCAGTGCCTGCGTCTTCCTGAAGGCCGCGGGAGCCTCGCGCATCCTCGACGCCGCCGAGGAGATCGCGGCACGCGAGGCCGCCATGCAGAAAGCCCTCTTGGCCGGCGAGGCCATCGGCGATGTCATGGGCGCGAGCTACGAACATATGTTGCGGCGCTGA
- a CDS encoding Catalytic LigB subunit of aromatic ring-opening dioxygenase has translation MAQLVGAFGSSHGPMLSTPPDMWGLRRDADVKNPRHFFRGKTYAYPDLLAQRAPGFAAEVRPVMQRERHGKCQAALGELARRFEAAKADLVVIVGNDQKELFLDDVTPAMTVFFGEAIENIPATPEERAKMGPGIAIAEEGHCPPGGATYPGAPEFGRHLVEELTGRGFDVAQSSRLPDGPGRHAGMPHAFGFLYRQVMRDAPPPSIPLIMNVGVAPNNPRIGRCLDLGRALRDSIRAWPGDSRVVLMASGGFSHFVIDEDLDRRVLDAMQKGDEAAIRAEPETSFLGNTAEIKNWLPVASAMQAEGRRMELVDYVPCYRSEAGTGNAMVFAHWA, from the coding sequence ATGGCTCAACTCGTCGGCGCATTCGGCTCCTCGCATGGTCCGATGCTGTCAACCCCACCCGATATGTGGGGCTTGCGCCGGGACGCGGATGTGAAGAATCCGCGCCACTTCTTTCGCGGCAAGACCTATGCCTATCCGGATCTCTTGGCGCAGCGGGCGCCGGGCTTTGCGGCCGAGGTCAGGCCGGTGATGCAGCGCGAGCGGCACGGCAAATGCCAGGCGGCGCTCGGGGAGCTGGCGCGCCGCTTCGAGGCCGCCAAAGCCGATCTCGTCGTCATCGTCGGCAATGATCAAAAGGAACTCTTCCTCGACGATGTGACGCCCGCCATGACGGTGTTCTTCGGCGAGGCCATCGAGAACATCCCGGCGACCCCCGAGGAGCGCGCCAAGATGGGGCCCGGCATCGCCATCGCCGAGGAAGGCCATTGCCCGCCGGGCGGCGCCACCTATCCCGGGGCGCCGGAATTCGGCCGGCATCTCGTCGAGGAGCTCACCGGGCGCGGCTTCGACGTCGCCCAGTCGAGCCGCCTGCCCGATGGGCCCGGCCGCCATGCCGGCATGCCGCATGCCTTCGGCTTCCTCTACCGGCAGGTGATGCGCGATGCGCCGCCGCCCTCGATCCCGCTCATCATGAATGTCGGCGTCGCGCCCAACAACCCGCGCATCGGCCGCTGTCTCGATCTCGGCCGCGCCTTGCGCGATTCGATCCGCGCCTGGCCGGGCGACAGCCGCGTCGTGCTCATGGCCTCGGGCGGCTTCTCGCATTTCGTGATCGACGAAGATCTCGACCGACGCGTGCTCGACGCCATGCAGAAGGGCGATGAGGCCGCCATCCGGGCCGAGCCCGAGACGAGCTTCCTCGGCAACACGGCCGAGATCAAGAACTGGCTCCCTGTCGCTAGCGCCATGCAGGCGGAAGGCCGCAGGATGGAGCTCGTCGACTACGTGCCGTGTTATCGCTCCGAGGCCGGAACCGGGAACGCGATGGTCTTCGCGCATTGGGCATGA
- a CDS encoding NitT/TauT family transport system permease protein translates to MSVVSEGRTAIDASALLRRRRASFYSRHDGAIIGAGAILLVLALWEFCWRMGFISPLFFSGPSAIAHKFVELAGSGKLAENLAYTGINFIIGFVLALIVGVPLGIMLGWYRRLLLFFDPLITALYATPRIALYPLFIIWFGIGSSSKVFIVFLSAVLPILVNTIAGVRNIDPDLLKAARAYCASDRQIFTTVALPSSVPFILTGVRQAIAHGLIGVIIAELFAGSEGIGFMISYAGQIYATDELLVGVLCVTVAGMVLTYLAERVQRHFQRWRPQHIGGR, encoded by the coding sequence ATGAGCGTTGTGAGCGAGGGGCGAACGGCGATCGACGCAAGCGCGCTGCTGCGCCGCCGGCGCGCCAGCTTCTACAGCCGGCATGACGGCGCCATCATCGGCGCTGGAGCGATCCTGCTGGTGCTGGCGCTCTGGGAATTCTGCTGGCGCATGGGCTTCATCTCGCCGCTCTTCTTCAGTGGGCCGAGCGCCATCGCCCACAAATTCGTCGAGCTCGCGGGGAGCGGCAAGCTCGCCGAAAACCTCGCCTATACGGGCATCAACTTCATCATCGGTTTCGTGCTGGCGCTGATCGTCGGCGTGCCGCTCGGCATCATGCTCGGCTGGTATCGGCGCCTGTTGCTGTTCTTCGATCCGCTGATCACCGCGCTCTATGCGACACCGCGCATCGCGCTCTACCCGCTCTTCATCATCTGGTTCGGCATCGGCAGCTCATCGAAGGTCTTCATCGTCTTCCTGTCGGCCGTGCTGCCGATCCTGGTCAACACCATCGCGGGCGTCCGCAATATCGATCCCGACTTGCTGAAGGCGGCGCGCGCCTATTGCGCCAGCGACCGGCAGATCTTCACCACCGTCGCCTTGCCGTCCTCCGTGCCCTTCATCCTGACCGGCGTGCGCCAGGCGATCGCCCATGGGCTGATCGGCGTCATCATCGCCGAGCTGTTCGCCGGCAGCGAGGGCATCGGCTTCATGATTTCCTATGCGGGCCAGATCTACGCCACCGACGAGCTGCTCGTCGGCGTCCTGTGCGTGACCGTGGCCGGCATGGTGCTGACCTATCTCGCCGAGCGCGTGCAACGTCATTTCCAGCGCTGGCGTCCGCAACATATCGGAGGAAGATGA
- a CDS encoding NitT/TauT family transport system ATP-binding protein: MSQGALQPALHLAASDGAAQVRPSLAIEHLTYRYWLERESREFLAFADVSMTVAEGEFVCVVGPSGCGKTTLLNVLAGLLPYEEGEVRINGVRINGPGVSRATVFQQASLLPWRTVMGNVRYGMEMQRRFDRATMRRRADEFIKLVGLAGFEKRYPSELSGGMQQRVNLARALATDPKVLLMDEPFAALDAQTREFMQSELLKIWSSANKLVVFITHQIDEALFLADRVVVMGTRPGRIKRVFRVPFARPRALSLKRTPEFLELADEIWSLIEEEAGRINVIRPGEEGVCR; encoded by the coding sequence GTGAGCCAAGGAGCGCTCCAGCCCGCGCTGCATCTCGCGGCGAGCGATGGGGCGGCACAGGTCCGCCCGAGCCTCGCCATCGAGCATCTGACCTATCGCTATTGGCTCGAGCGCGAGAGCCGCGAATTCCTGGCCTTCGCCGATGTCTCGATGACGGTCGCGGAAGGCGAGTTCGTGTGCGTGGTCGGGCCGAGCGGTTGCGGCAAGACCACGCTCTTGAACGTGCTCGCCGGCCTCCTGCCCTATGAGGAGGGCGAGGTGCGCATCAACGGCGTGCGCATCAACGGGCCGGGCGTCAGCCGCGCCACCGTCTTCCAGCAGGCAAGCCTGCTGCCCTGGCGCACCGTGATGGGCAATGTGCGCTACGGCATGGAGATGCAGCGGCGCTTCGACAGGGCGACGATGCGCCGGCGCGCCGATGAATTCATCAAGCTCGTCGGCCTCGCCGGATTCGAGAAGCGCTACCCCTCCGAATTGTCGGGCGGCATGCAGCAGCGCGTCAATCTGGCGCGCGCTCTCGCCACCGACCCGAAGGTCTTGTTGATGGACGAGCCCTTCGCGGCGCTCGACGCCCAGACGCGCGAATTCATGCAGTCCGAGCTTCTCAAGATCTGGTCGAGCGCCAATAAGCTCGTGGTCTTCATCACCCACCAGATCGACGAGGCGCTGTTCCTTGCCGACCGCGTGGTGGTGATGGGCACGAGGCCGGGCCGCATCAAGCGCGTCTTCCGCGTGCCTTTCGCCCGGCCGCGCGCCCTGTCCCTGAAGCGCACGCCGGAATTCCTCGAGCTCGCCGACGAGATTTGGTCGCTGATCGAGGAGGAAGCGGGGCGCATCAACGTCATCCGTCCGGGCGAAGAAGGCGTCTGCCGCTGA
- a CDS encoding acetolactate synthase-1/2/3 large subunit has product MGEMTGGDAVVATLVAHGVKTLYCLPGVQSDHLFNAIHDAGGALRPVHTRHEQGAGYMALGAALATGRPAAYSVVPGPGFLNSSAALATAYATGARVLCLAGQIPSGSIGKGHGQLHEIPDQLAILRQLTKWAERIGTPAEASPRVAQAFGQLVSGRPQPVGLELPPDMLAARAKFDLVAPLPSQPSAALDAAALEEAAQLLKDAERPVIFVGGGAIEAQAELRRLAEHLGAPVVANRHGRGILDDRHALSHTLPGGHAMWKECDVVLAVGTRFQVQPTSWGIDDKLKIIRIEIDPVEMDRIRKPDVAILGDAKVALAALLDLIGKRPSAAPARTEASAALKDKLKAAMQAAVPPQLAYLAAIRDVLPDDGVLIDELTQVGYVARYGYEVRRPRTLLSAGYQGTLGWGVPTALGAKDALGAAPVVSISGDGGFMFNVQELATAVRHRIPAVFVVFNDNAFGNVRRMQKETHGNRVLASDLANPDFLRLAESFGVAGARVRSPEELRPALEQALARDEPALIEVPVGEMPSPWRFIHMPKQRGA; this is encoded by the coding sequence ATGGGAGAGATGACGGGGGGCGACGCGGTCGTCGCGACGCTGGTGGCGCATGGGGTCAAGACCCTCTATTGCCTGCCCGGCGTCCAGAGCGACCATTTGTTCAACGCGATCCACGATGCCGGTGGCGCCCTGCGCCCGGTGCATACGCGCCATGAGCAGGGGGCAGGCTATATGGCGCTCGGCGCCGCGCTGGCGACCGGCCGCCCCGCTGCTTATTCGGTGGTGCCGGGGCCGGGCTTCCTCAACTCCTCGGCGGCGCTCGCCACCGCTTATGCGACCGGAGCACGGGTGCTGTGCCTTGCGGGCCAGATCCCGTCGGGCTCGATCGGCAAGGGCCATGGCCAGCTGCACGAGATCCCCGACCAATTGGCGATCCTGCGGCAGCTGACCAAATGGGCCGAGCGCATCGGCACCCCGGCCGAGGCCTCGCCGCGTGTGGCGCAGGCCTTCGGCCAGCTCGTCTCGGGGCGCCCGCAACCGGTCGGCCTCGAGCTGCCCCCCGACATGCTGGCGGCGCGCGCCAAGTTCGATCTCGTCGCGCCGCTGCCGTCGCAGCCATCGGCGGCCCTCGATGCCGCGGCGCTGGAAGAGGCCGCGCAACTTCTGAAGGATGCCGAGCGGCCGGTGATCTTCGTGGGGGGTGGAGCGATCGAAGCGCAGGCGGAACTGCGCCGTCTCGCCGAGCATCTCGGCGCCCCGGTGGTGGCGAACCGGCATGGCCGCGGCATCCTCGATGACCGCCATGCGCTCAGCCACACCCTGCCGGGCGGTCACGCCATGTGGAAGGAGTGCGATGTCGTGCTCGCGGTCGGCACCCGCTTCCAGGTGCAGCCCACCTCATGGGGCATCGACGATAAGCTCAAAATCATCCGGATCGAGATCGACCCTGTGGAAATGGACCGCATACGCAAGCCGGATGTCGCCATCCTGGGCGATGCGAAGGTCGCGCTCGCAGCTCTCCTCGACCTCATCGGCAAGCGCCCGTCGGCCGCGCCAGCGCGCACCGAGGCGAGCGCCGCGCTCAAGGACAAGCTGAAGGCGGCGATGCAAGCCGCCGTGCCGCCGCAGCTCGCTTATCTCGCGGCGATCCGCGACGTGCTGCCGGATGACGGCGTGCTGATCGATGAGCTGACCCAGGTCGGCTATGTGGCGCGCTACGGCTATGAGGTGCGCCGGCCGAGGACCTTGTTGTCGGCCGGCTATCAGGGCACGCTCGGCTGGGGCGTGCCGACGGCGCTCGGCGCCAAGGATGCGCTGGGTGCAGCGCCCGTCGTCTCGATATCGGGCGATGGCGGCTTCATGTTCAACGTCCAGGAGCTGGCGACGGCCGTGCGTCATCGCATCCCGGCCGTGTTCGTGGTCTTCAACGACAATGCCTTCGGCAATGTCCGGCGCATGCAGAAAGAGACCCATGGCAATCGCGTGCTGGCGAGCGATCTCGCCAATCCGGATTTCCTGCGCCTCGCCGAGAGTTTTGGCGTGGCCGGCGCTCGGGTGCGCTCCCCGGAGGAACTGCGCCCAGCTCTCGAACAGGCGCTGGCGCGTGACGAGCCCGCCCTGATCGAAGTGCCGGTCGGCGAGATGCCGAGCCCCTGGCGCTTCATCCATATGCCGAAGCAGCGTGGGGCTTAG
- a CDS encoding orotate phosphoribosyltransferase has protein sequence MLSMTNELLAQRIHRHGVHRNGEAIISPAGGLLGWLIDLRRVFLKKEALEEYSDAFWRLYKDRDPFQIAGMETAAIPLLSALVMSSPKERAPLNALIIRKERKTTGLGKAIEGDVTDEPIILIDDIFNSGGSAEKARAIIEATGRKIAGLFVVIDYRSRTGLRWREANAIPVQSLFSLSDFGLTLHPDQASPHQGYRQLWRSAVPGGFPYHVVPKSTPLLVGETLYRGCDAGKMHAFDAASGAILWEYQATGAAVQKGIWSSPAHYDGRIFFGAYNGAVYCLDAKTGREIWTQSSGEWIGASPIVVPQHGLLYIGLEFERPWAQGSVCALDIRTGNKVWERLTKKYQHGSPAYWKGGDLILWGTADHTMAALEAKSGKVEWVFPTRRSVKYAPAIDEERRIVAFASFDKSI, from the coding sequence GTGCTGTCAATGACGAATGAACTGCTCGCGCAACGTATTCATCGGCACGGTGTTCATCGCAACGGCGAGGCGATAATTTCCCCCGCGGGCGGATTGCTGGGATGGCTGATCGATCTTCGTCGCGTCTTCCTGAAAAAGGAGGCCTTGGAGGAATATTCCGACGCCTTCTGGCGCCTCTATAAGGATCGCGATCCGTTCCAGATAGCAGGGATGGAGACGGCTGCCATTCCGCTGCTTTCGGCGCTGGTCATGTCCAGCCCGAAGGAGCGCGCCCCGCTCAACGCCCTCATCATTCGCAAGGAGCGAAAGACGACCGGACTCGGCAAGGCGATCGAAGGTGATGTGACGGACGAACCGATCATCCTCATCGACGACATCTTCAATTCCGGCGGAAGCGCCGAGAAGGCGCGAGCCATTATCGAAGCGACCGGACGAAAGATTGCTGGGCTGTTCGTCGTTATCGACTACCGGTCACGGACGGGGCTTCGCTGGCGCGAGGCCAACGCCATACCGGTCCAATCGCTCTTCTCGCTATCCGACTTCGGCTTGACGCTGCACCCTGACCAAGCCTCGCCGCACCAGGGCTATCGCCAACTCTGGCGCTCCGCCGTGCCCGGCGGTTTCCCTTACCATGTGGTGCCCAAATCGACACCTCTTCTCGTTGGGGAGACCCTCTACCGCGGTTGCGATGCCGGAAAGATGCATGCCTTCGACGCGGCCAGCGGCGCGATCCTATGGGAATACCAGGCAACCGGGGCCGCGGTACAGAAAGGGATATGGTCGTCTCCGGCTCACTATGATGGCCGGATCTTTTTCGGGGCCTATAATGGTGCCGTCTATTGCCTCGACGCGAAGACAGGCCGGGAGATCTGGACGCAGTCCTCCGGCGAGTGGATCGGCGCCTCACCGATCGTCGTGCCCCAACATGGCCTCCTCTATATAGGCCTCGAATTTGAGCGGCCTTGGGCGCAAGGCAGCGTCTGCGCCCTCGACATCAGAACCGGCAATAAGGTCTGGGAGCGGCTGACCAAGAAATACCAACATGGGTCGCCCGCCTATTGGAAGGGCGGAGACCTGATTTTGTGGGGCACGGCCGATCACACAATGGCGGCGCTCGAAGCCAAATCGGGCAAGGTCGAATGGGTGTTCCCTACGCGGCGCTCCGTTAAATACGCTCCGGCCATCGATGAGGAACGGCGCATCGTCGCCTTCGCTTCATTCGACAAATCGATCTAG
- a CDS encoding ABC-type nitrate/sulfonate/bicarbonate transport system, substrate-binding protein, translated as MTAGHDNSAKCRRDMWSRRELLGGAASAILIGASGKPARGEGLTPLTIQFPTRSGAAWPLWIAKEGGYYAGHGLDANLVFGVHPAGIAMLVSGEAQMTNYGLEQVVAAVAREPSLVMMGSSLNKGNFALVVRPEIGKVSDLKGKRVGVGRVGDTPYFYTIDLLAKHGLTARDVQWVAVPSDSAGRGNVLLGGQVDASLITAPAYFKLEAQGLKVLDNLSNYDDVLISTAYVFKKSFVAANRDIPGKIIMAQAQAIKRFYEDKAFAISTYRLYDPQPAEDVARIYDSYIAKSTLDRVPLLTRAAVGAAADRLAGDIPAVKSFDFQKVVDMSEVRRLIADGFFEKLFGNSVLPEQERKLQGSFA; from the coding sequence AAATGCCGCCGGGACATGTGGAGCCGCCGCGAGCTGTTGGGAGGTGCCGCCTCGGCCATCCTGATCGGCGCTTCGGGCAAGCCGGCGAGAGGCGAGGGCCTTACGCCGCTGACCATCCAGTTCCCGACCCGCTCGGGTGCTGCCTGGCCGCTCTGGATCGCCAAGGAAGGCGGCTATTACGCGGGCCATGGCCTCGACGCCAATCTGGTGTTCGGCGTGCATCCGGCCGGCATCGCCATGCTGGTCAGCGGCGAGGCGCAGATGACCAATTACGGTCTCGAGCAGGTGGTGGCCGCGGTCGCCCGCGAGCCTTCGCTGGTGATGATGGGTTCCTCGCTCAACAAGGGCAATTTCGCTCTCGTGGTGCGCCCGGAGATCGGCAAGGTCTCAGACCTGAAAGGCAAGCGGGTGGGCGTCGGCCGGGTCGGCGACACGCCTTATTTCTACACCATCGATCTCCTCGCCAAGCACGGGCTCACGGCGCGTGACGTGCAATGGGTCGCGGTGCCCTCGGACAGTGCCGGGCGCGGCAATGTGCTGCTCGGTGGCCAGGTCGATGCTTCGCTGATCACGGCGCCCGCCTATTTCAAGCTCGAGGCACAGGGGCTGAAGGTCCTCGACAATCTCAGCAACTATGACGACGTGCTGATCAGCACCGCCTATGTGTTCAAGAAGAGCTTCGTCGCCGCGAATAGGGACATCCCCGGCAAGATCATCATGGCCCAGGCGCAGGCCATCAAGCGCTTCTATGAGGACAAGGCCTTCGCCATCTCCACCTATCGTCTCTACGACCCGCAGCCCGCGGAGGATGTGGCGCGCATCTATGACAGCTACATCGCCAAGAGCACGCTCGATCGCGTGCCGCTGTTGACGCGAGCCGCGGTCGGCGCGGCCGCCGACCGCCTCGCCGGCGATATTCCTGCCGTCAAGAGCTTCGATTTCCAAAAGGTCGTCGACATGAGCGAAGTGCGCCGCCTGATCGCCGACGGCTTCTTCGAGAAGCTGTTCGGCAATTCGGTCCTCCCCGAGCAGGAGCGCAAGCTGCAAGGGTCCTTCGCGTGA
- a CDS encoding Regulator of RNase E activity RraA: MSTGKDEAAERASRLDTATISDALDRLGILGQCHRVAPRSPGFRLTGRAFTVLYRPAASPPGTVGDYIDDVAPGSVIVLDNGGREDTTVWGDILTEIAHRNGVAGTVIDGICRDVALALELGYPIYSRGHWMRTGKDRVQVDAMQVPVNIGQARVAPGDLLRGDADGVLVIPKEHEMRVLDAAEEIAAAEDRIRAAVREGSSLRAARERFRYHQLQHRKPS, from the coding sequence ATGTCGACTGGGAAGGACGAGGCGGCCGAACGGGCCTCACGGCTCGACACCGCGACCATCAGCGACGCGCTCGACCGGCTCGGCATCCTCGGCCAGTGCCATCGCGTCGCGCCGCGCTCTCCCGGATTTCGCCTCACCGGGCGGGCCTTCACGGTGCTTTACCGGCCGGCCGCCTCGCCGCCCGGCACGGTCGGCGACTATATCGACGATGTCGCACCCGGCTCGGTGATCGTGCTCGATAATGGTGGGCGCGAGGATACGACGGTCTGGGGCGACATCCTGACCGAGATCGCTCACCGCAACGGCGTCGCCGGCACGGTGATCGACGGCATCTGCCGCGACGTCGCGCTGGCGCTCGAGCTCGGCTATCCGATCTATTCGCGCGGCCATTGGATGCGCACCGGCAAGGACCGGGTTCAGGTCGACGCCATGCAGGTGCCCGTCAATATCGGCCAGGCCCGTGTGGCGCCCGGCGACCTGCTGCGCGGCGATGCGGATGGCGTCCTCGTCATCCCCAAGGAACACGAGATGCGCGTCCTCGATGCAGCCGAGGAGATCGCCGCCGCCGAAGACCGGATCCGCGCCGCGGTGCGCGAAGGTTCGAGCCTGCGGGCGGCGCGCGAGCGCTTCCGTTATCACCAGCTGCAGCACCGCAAACCGTCATGA
- a CDS encoding NADH-FMN oxidoreductase RutF, flavin reductase (DIM6/NTAB) family, giving the protein MTEQVPAFTEDGITLGGFDKRRFRQCAGRFATGVTIITARGPDGRPVGVTANSFSSVSLDPPLILWSLALSARSFNAFRTAQGYAINILSAAQLDLASRFARSDQDKFAGVDWREGAFGAPVIGGASATLECRAFAQHEGGDHLIFIGEVIAIDHDGSEQLLFMDGEFSRRSAHPSLPRSTGERPEAEIGEDDLRYDFIVPLLVRAKEAVTEPFYAEIKATGVSVAEMRLLACLAPRGTATPAEIAARIFVDAPTIDAQILRMTKEGLLASTECSAVAITETGRHKLHLLNAIARRYEARLFAGLDPERIAVLKDALRLFDGAISATPISATE; this is encoded by the coding sequence ATGACGGAACAGGTACCGGCCTTCACTGAGGACGGAATCACGCTGGGGGGATTCGACAAGCGCCGCTTCCGGCAATGCGCCGGCCGGTTCGCGACCGGCGTCACCATCATCACGGCGCGCGGGCCTGATGGTCGTCCGGTGGGGGTGACCGCGAACTCCTTCAGCTCGGTCTCGCTCGACCCGCCTCTCATCCTCTGGAGCCTGGCGCTGAGCGCAAGGTCGTTCAACGCCTTCCGGACAGCGCAAGGCTACGCGATAAACATCCTTTCTGCCGCGCAACTCGACCTCGCGAGCCGCTTCGCGCGCAGCGACCAGGACAAGTTCGCCGGCGTCGACTGGCGCGAAGGCGCTTTCGGCGCGCCCGTCATCGGGGGCGCCTCCGCCACGCTCGAATGCCGCGCCTTCGCCCAGCATGAGGGGGGAGATCACCTGATCTTCATCGGCGAGGTGATCGCCATCGATCATGACGGCTCCGAGCAGCTCCTCTTCATGGATGGCGAGTTCAGCCGCCGCTCGGCGCATCCGTCGCTCCCCCGCTCCACCGGCGAGCGGCCCGAGGCCGAGATCGGCGAGGATGATCTGCGCTACGACTTCATCGTGCCGCTGCTGGTGCGCGCCAAGGAAGCCGTGACCGAGCCCTTCTATGCCGAGATCAAGGCGACCGGCGTCAGCGTCGCCGAGATGCGGCTTCTCGCCTGCCTCGCCCCGCGCGGCACGGCGACGCCAGCCGAGATCGCGGCGCGCATCTTCGTCGATGCGCCAACGATCGATGCACAGATCCTGCGCATGACGAAAGAGGGCCTGCTCGCCTCGACAGAGTGCTCCGCTGTCGCCATAACGGAGACGGGCCGCCACAAGCTTCACCTGTTGAACGCGATCGCGCGACGCTATGAGGCGCGCTTGTTCGCGGGCCTCGATCCCGAACGGATCGCGGTTCTCAAGGACGCGTTGCGCCTGTTCGACGGCGCAATATCCGCAACTCCGATTTCTGCAACTGAGTGA